Proteins encoded by one window of Streptomyces sp. NBC_01477:
- a CDS encoding anti-sigma regulatory factor, which translates to MSQSAGEPGSKDFVEVRLPAAGAYLSVLRTATAGLAARLDFTLDEIEDLRIAVDEACAILLQQAVPGSVLSCVFRLVGDSLWVTVAAPTTDGRAPERDTFAWTVLSALAGEVDSTVAEDKTVSISLHKKRGAVPGLS; encoded by the coding sequence GTGTCCCAGAGCGCAGGCGAGCCCGGGTCGAAGGACTTCGTCGAGGTCCGGCTGCCCGCGGCGGGGGCGTATCTGTCGGTCTTGCGGACGGCCACGGCCGGTCTCGCGGCCCGATTGGACTTCACCCTCGACGAAATCGAGGATCTGCGGATCGCCGTGGACGAGGCATGCGCGATCCTGCTGCAGCAGGCCGTGCCCGGCAGCGTGTTGAGCTGTGTGTTCCGGCTGGTCGGGGATTCGCTGTGGGTGACGGTCGCGGCGCCCACCACCGACGGCCGCGCACCGGAGCGCGACACCTTCGCCTGGACGGTGCTCTCCGCACTGGCCGGCGAGGTGGACTCCACCGTGGCCGAGGACAAGACGGTCAGCATCAGTCTGCACAAGAAGCGCGGCGCCGTTCCAGGGCTGTCGTGA
- a CDS encoding RNA polymerase sigma factor SigF, with product MSAELSRGENPGTPAEHDVPAVRGRASVPAQQPDPAGPAGRPQAAGDAARPHPEPVGGQTPGDALDAAEQAKTMEQQPAQHPQEQPGQRAEEPPAEEPAQSPEDRPAGTADAAEPAEERPAVHDPHDRAGARALFVELSKLPDGSPERAELRNQLVRMHLPLVEHLARRFRNRGEPLDDLTQVATIGLIKSVDRFDVDRGVEFSTYATPTVVGEIKRHFRDKGWAVRVPRRLQELRLALTTATGELSQRHGRAPTVHELAEHLKISEEEVLEGLESANAYSTLSLDVPDTDDESPAVADTLGSEDEALEGVEYRESLKPLLEQLPPREKTILLLRFFGNMTQSQIAQEVGISQMHVSRLLARTLAQLRDKLLIEE from the coding sequence ATGAGTGCTGAGCTGTCCCGGGGGGAGAACCCCGGCACACCCGCGGAGCACGACGTGCCCGCGGTGCGCGGTCGCGCCTCCGTACCCGCCCAGCAGCCGGACCCCGCGGGTCCGGCCGGGCGGCCGCAAGCGGCAGGCGACGCGGCCAGGCCCCATCCCGAACCCGTGGGCGGGCAGACCCCAGGGGACGCATTGGACGCGGCGGAGCAGGCGAAGACGATGGAGCAGCAGCCGGCACAGCACCCGCAGGAGCAGCCGGGACAGCGGGCGGAGGAGCCACCGGCGGAAGAACCGGCGCAGTCGCCGGAGGACAGGCCGGCCGGGACCGCCGACGCCGCCGAGCCGGCCGAGGAGCGGCCGGCGGTGCACGACCCGCACGACCGGGCCGGCGCGCGGGCGCTCTTCGTCGAGCTGAGCAAGCTGCCCGACGGCTCGCCCGAGCGGGCCGAGCTGCGCAACCAGCTGGTCAGGATGCATCTGCCGCTGGTCGAGCACCTGGCCCGGCGGTTCCGCAACCGCGGCGAGCCGCTGGACGACCTCACCCAGGTCGCCACGATCGGGCTGATCAAGTCCGTGGACCGCTTCGACGTCGACCGCGGGGTGGAATTCTCCACGTACGCCACCCCGACGGTGGTCGGCGAGATCAAACGTCACTTCCGTGACAAGGGCTGGGCGGTACGGGTGCCGCGCCGCCTCCAGGAGCTGCGGCTCGCCCTCACCACCGCGACCGGTGAGCTGTCCCAGCGGCACGGCCGCGCCCCGACCGTCCACGAGCTGGCCGAGCACCTCAAGATCTCCGAGGAGGAGGTCCTCGAAGGCCTGGAGTCCGCGAACGCGTACAGCACGCTGTCGCTGGACGTGCCCGACACCGACGACGAGTCGCCGGCCGTCGCCGACACCCTCGGCTCCGAGGACGAGGCGCTGGAGGGCGTCGAATACCGCGAATCCCTCAAGCCGCTGCTCGAACAGCTGCCGCCGCGGGAGAAGACGATCCTGCTGCTGAGGTTCTTCGGGAACATGACCCAGTCGCAGATCGCGCAGGAGGTCGGCATCTCCCAGATGCACGTCTCCCGCCTTCTCGCCCGCACCCTGGCGCAGCTGCGCGACAAGCTCCTGATCGAGGAGTAG
- a CDS encoding 1-aminocyclopropane-1-carboxylate deaminase/D-cysteine desulfhydrase produces MSAAPSLLEPQPPSPLTEVADERLARHGVRLLLKRDDLVHPELPGNKFRKLRLNLAAAAEAGHGTLLTFGGAYSNHLRAVAAAGRLLGLRTVGVVRGEELADRPLNPSLARAAADGMRLDFVDRATYRRKTEPAVLASLLARHGRAYVLPEGGSNTAAAVGCADLGRELRGAADVVAVACGTGGTLAGLAAGLADGPGQGAEAIGFPVLRGGAFLAADVLRLQERAFGGRRGNWRLDDRFHHGGFARTSPALEEFAADFGRRHGLDPERVYVAKMLHGVVTLAGAGAFPAGTRVAAVITG; encoded by the coding sequence GTGAGCGCCGCACCGTCACTCCTGGAACCGCAGCCGCCGTCGCCGCTGACCGAGGTCGCCGACGAGCGGCTCGCCCGGCACGGTGTGCGGCTGCTGCTCAAGCGGGACGACCTGGTCCACCCGGAGCTGCCGGGCAACAAATTCCGCAAACTGCGGCTCAATCTCGCCGCCGCCGCCGAGGCGGGCCACGGCACCCTGCTGACCTTCGGCGGCGCCTACTCCAACCACCTGCGGGCGGTCGCGGCGGCGGGCCGGCTGCTGGGGCTGCGCACGGTCGGGGTGGTGCGCGGCGAGGAGCTGGCGGACCGCCCGCTGAACCCCTCGCTGGCCAGGGCCGCGGCCGACGGCATGCGGCTGGACTTCGTCGACCGGGCGACGTACCGCCGCAAGACCGAGCCCGCGGTGCTGGCGTCGCTGCTGGCCCGGCACGGCCGCGCGTACGTCCTGCCGGAGGGCGGGTCGAACACGGCGGCGGCCGTGGGCTGCGCGGACCTGGGCCGCGAACTGCGCGGCGCCGCCGATGTGGTGGCGGTGGCGTGCGGCACGGGCGGCACGCTCGCGGGGCTGGCCGCGGGCCTCGCGGACGGACCGGGGCAGGGCGCCGAGGCGATCGGCTTCCCGGTGCTGCGCGGGGGCGCGTTCCTGGCCGCCGACGTGCTGCGGCTCCAGGAGCGGGCCTTCGGGGGGCGCCGGGGGAACTGGCGGCTCGACGACCGCTTCCACCACGGCGGCTTCGCCAGGACCAGCCCCGCCCTGGAGGAATTCGCCGCCGACTTCGGGCGGCGGCACGGCCTGGACCCGGAAAGGGTCTACGTGGCGAAGATGCTGCACGGCGTGGTGACGCTGGCCGGCGCCGGCGCCTTCCCGGCCGGCACCCGGGTGGCCGCGGTGATCACCGGATGA
- a CDS encoding GNAT family N-acetyltransferase: protein MIRAATPADLPLLHALIRELADYERALADAQATEEQLRTALFGADPVAHALIAADDTTGEPAGFALWFRNFSTWTGTPGLYLEDLYVRPQARGAGHGKALLAALAAICVERGWSRFEWSVLDWNEKALAVYRSIGALPQDEWTVQRLTGPALEKLAGQAGKGAGSAAAAARSDNLTNSHAN from the coding sequence ATGATCCGCGCCGCGACCCCCGCCGACCTGCCGCTCCTGCACGCCCTGATCCGTGAACTCGCCGACTACGAGCGGGCGCTGGCGGACGCGCAGGCCACCGAGGAGCAGCTGCGTACCGCGCTGTTCGGCGCCGATCCGGTGGCGCACGCGCTGATCGCGGCCGACGACACCACCGGCGAGCCGGCCGGTTTCGCCCTGTGGTTCCGCAACTTCTCCACCTGGACCGGCACACCCGGGCTGTATCTGGAGGATCTGTACGTACGCCCGCAGGCGCGCGGGGCCGGCCACGGCAAGGCCCTGCTGGCCGCGCTCGCGGCGATCTGCGTGGAGCGCGGCTGGTCGCGTTTCGAGTGGTCGGTGCTGGACTGGAACGAGAAGGCGCTGGCCGTCTACCGCTCGATCGGCGCCCTGCCGCAGGACGAGTGGACCGTGCAGCGCCTGACCGGCCCCGCTCTTGAGAAGCTGGCCGGGCAGGCGGGGAAAGGCGCCGGCAGCGCCGCCGCCGCGGCCCGGTCGGACAACCTGACGAATTCGCATGCGAATTGA